The Erythrobacter aurantius genome includes a window with the following:
- the dapF gene encoding diaminopimelate epimerase, giving the protein MRVPFVKMHGLGNDFIVLDARGAPLPEITPAIARALADRREGIGCDQLILLEPSASEAFRMRIFNSDGGEVEACGNASRAVALLHGAPARVETAGGSITLEPAEGGASVDMGAPRFDWDAIPLAYAMDTAAMPVGWPLENGALESPMAVNVGNPHVIFFVEDADAVDLGAIGPEIEHDPLFPQRVNVNVASLAGDNHLKLHVWERGAGLTRACGTGACATAVAAIRRRLVTAPVTVTLPGGDLVIDWHEGGTITMTGPATEAFRGTFEWDEYA; this is encoded by the coding sequence ATGCGCGTCCCCTTCGTCAAGATGCATGGCCTCGGCAATGATTTCATCGTGCTTGATGCGCGCGGCGCACCTCTGCCCGAAATCACTCCGGCGATTGCCCGAGCGCTGGCGGACCGGCGCGAAGGGATCGGTTGCGACCAGTTGATCCTGCTGGAGCCTAGCGCAAGCGAAGCGTTCCGGATGCGGATATTCAATTCCGATGGCGGCGAAGTCGAAGCCTGCGGCAATGCCAGCCGCGCGGTGGCGCTGCTGCATGGTGCGCCTGCACGGGTGGAGACTGCGGGCGGCTCGATCACGCTGGAACCGGCCGAAGGCGGCGCGAGCGTCGACATGGGTGCACCTCGGTTCGACTGGGATGCGATCCCGCTCGCCTATGCGATGGACACCGCCGCCATGCCGGTGGGCTGGCCATTGGAAAACGGCGCGCTGGAAAGCCCGATGGCCGTCAATGTCGGCAACCCGCACGTGATCTTCTTTGTGGAGGATGCCGATGCGGTGGACCTCGGCGCTATCGGCCCGGAAATCGAACACGATCCGCTGTTCCCGCAGCGCGTCAACGTCAATGTCGCCAGCCTTGCCGGGGACAATCACCTGAAGCTGCATGTGTGGGAACGCGGTGCGGGCCTGACGCGGGCCTGCGGCACGGGCGCCTGTGCAACCGCCGTGGCAGCGATCCGTCGGCGGCTGGTGACCGCGCCGGTCACAGTCACCCTGCCCGGCGGTGATCTGGTGATCGACTGGCACGAGGGCGGCACAATCACCATGACCGGCCCAGCCACCGAAGCGTTCCGTGGCACCTTCGAATGGGACGAATACGCGTGA
- a CDS encoding heme lyase CcmF/NrfE family subunit — MIAELGLAALWLSAALAVLQMVSGALGLRDGASPHALYARPAAVVQAFLATLAFFLLLYAFAVTDLSIKLVATNSHSAKPFIYKLTGTWGNHEGSMLLWIAVLALSGGLLGGLERRMPEKTMSATLMVQGFVALGFYAFLILSSNPFERLPVPAVEGSGLNPLLQDIGLAIHPPTLYIGYVGLSVAFSLAMGALITRQVTPDFAKVMRPWVLGAWVFLTFGITAGSYWAYYELGWGGWWFWDPVENASLMPWLAATALLHSVSVLAARDALRTWTIMLGVLAFSMSMLGTFLVRSGVLTSVHAFAVDPERGAFILGLLGLYIGGALVVFAMRASSIAEGKRFTATSREGALVFNNVMLSAILAIVLLGTLYPLLTEAFDVRVSVGPPYFNPAGAIFAIPMFIVMAIGPLLRWKDDKPGRIQFEAAMLAAIVIAIVALVAVLGDYAILPLLGLALSVALAVAAFLPLRGRNIRRVPTATWGMVLAHFGVAVSLFGMACESAFTSERLAAVAPGDTTQVADWTVTLESVDPVAGPNWTAIEARVLASRGDEEPTVLTPQARNFWSPPQPTSESALITRLDGQLYAVIGDSAGVDANGKERWQLRVWWKPFVTFIWYGGLLIALGGIVSIVGRLQVDLKRRKAKALGDARRDDLDEIKGGDTLPEPAE; from the coding sequence ATGATCGCTGAACTGGGTCTTGCTGCGCTCTGGCTATCGGCCGCTCTGGCAGTTTTGCAGATGGTTTCGGGCGCGCTCGGATTGCGCGATGGCGCTTCGCCGCATGCGCTCTATGCGCGGCCCGCCGCGGTGGTGCAGGCGTTTCTTGCGACGCTCGCCTTCTTCCTGCTGCTCTATGCCTTTGCCGTCACCGATCTGTCGATCAAGCTGGTGGCCACCAATTCGCATTCGGCCAAGCCCTTCATCTACAAGCTGACAGGCACCTGGGGGAACCACGAAGGCTCGATGCTGCTCTGGATCGCGGTGCTGGCGCTGTCGGGCGGCTTGCTTGGCGGGCTGGAACGGCGGATGCCGGAAAAGACCATGAGCGCGACGTTGATGGTGCAGGGATTTGTCGCGCTCGGCTTCTACGCTTTCCTGATCCTGTCCTCTAACCCGTTCGAACGGTTGCCCGTGCCTGCGGTGGAGGGATCGGGGCTCAATCCGCTGTTGCAGGACATTGGTCTCGCGATCCATCCGCCGACGCTTTACATCGGCTATGTCGGCCTGTCGGTCGCCTTCAGCCTCGCGATGGGTGCGCTGATCACCCGGCAGGTGACGCCCGATTTTGCCAAAGTGATGCGCCCGTGGGTGCTGGGGGCATGGGTGTTCCTGACCTTCGGCATTACTGCGGGCTCTTACTGGGCCTATTATGAGCTAGGCTGGGGCGGCTGGTGGTTCTGGGACCCGGTCGAGAACGCCTCGCTGATGCCGTGGCTCGCGGCGACCGCGCTGCTGCACTCGGTCAGCGTTCTGGCGGCGCGCGACGCGCTCAGGACCTGGACGATCATGCTGGGCGTGCTCGCTTTCTCGATGTCGATGCTCGGCACCTTCCTTGTGCGCTCGGGCGTGCTCACCAGCGTCCATGCTTTCGCCGTCGATCCCGAACGCGGGGCATTTATCCTCGGCCTTTTGGGGCTCTACATCGGCGGCGCGCTGGTAGTGTTTGCGATGCGCGCCAGTTCCATCGCCGAAGGAAAGCGGTTCACTGCCACCAGCCGTGAAGGCGCGCTGGTGTTCAACAACGTGATGCTGTCCGCAATCCTCGCCATCGTGTTGCTTGGCACGCTTTATCCGCTGCTGACAGAGGCGTTCGACGTGCGCGTCAGCGTTGGTCCGCCATACTTCAATCCGGCGGGCGCGATTTTCGCGATCCCGATGTTCATCGTCATGGCGATCGGCCCGCTGCTGCGGTGGAAGGACGACAAGCCCGGCCGCATCCAGTTCGAAGCGGCGATGCTGGCCGCCATCGTCATCGCGATTGTCGCACTGGTGGCGGTGCTGGGCGATTATGCGATCTTGCCGCTGCTCGGCCTTGCGCTGTCGGTGGCGCTGGCGGTGGCCGCGTTCCTGCCCCTGCGCGGGCGGAATATCCGCCGCGTGCCGACTGCGACATGGGGCATGGTGCTGGCGCATTTCGGCGTGGCGGTGTCGCTGTTCGGAATGGCATGTGAAAGCGCCTTTACCTCCGAAAGGCTTGCCGCGGTCGCTCCGGGCGATACCACTCAGGTCGCCGACTGGACGGTGACGCTGGAAAGCGTAGATCCCGTTGCCGGGCCCAACTGGACCGCGATCGAAGCGCGCGTTCTTGCCTCGCGCGGCGATGAGGAGCCCACGGTGCTTACTCCGCAGGCCCGCAATTTCTGGTCACCGCCGCAGCCCACCAGCGAAAGCGCGCTGATCACAAGGCTCGACGGCCAGCTCTATGCCGTGATCGGCGATTCCGCCGGGGTGGATGCCAATGGCAAGGAACGCTGGCAGCTGCGCGTCTGGTGGAAGCCGTTCGTCACCTTCATCTGGTACGGTGGCCTTCTGATCGCGCTGGGCGGAATCGTCTCGATTGTCGGGCGGTTGCAGGTCGATCTGAAACGGCGCAAGGCCAAGGCGCTGGGCGATGCCCGCCGTGATGATCTGGATGAAATCAAAGGTGGCGACACCCTGCCGGAGCCTGCCGAATAA
- a CDS encoding inner membrane-spanning protein YciB, with translation MSEAETAPKKKGSGWLNVAIDYGPLLVFLGVYRFNAPADPNPAGELLAIIYGTGAFMVAAIIALISSRALLGKISPMLWFSTALIVGFGALTIFFGDPTFVQIKPTIIYALMGAALIVGFFMGRALLQILLEAAFEGVDEQGWLKLSRNWGIFFLFLAGLNEVLRSQLSFESWLWAKFWVFMPLSFLFTFSQIPLLMKHGLSLDDGEDAANEKTES, from the coding sequence ATGAGCGAGGCCGAAACCGCGCCGAAGAAGAAGGGATCGGGCTGGCTGAATGTCGCCATCGATTACGGCCCGCTGCTGGTGTTCCTTGGCGTATACCGCTTCAACGCGCCTGCTGATCCGAACCCTGCGGGGGAATTGCTCGCCATCATCTATGGCACGGGTGCGTTCATGGTTGCCGCAATTATCGCCCTGATTTCAAGCCGCGCCCTGCTCGGCAAGATTTCGCCGATGCTGTGGTTTTCGACTGCGCTGATCGTCGGCTTCGGCGCGCTCACAATCTTCTTCGGCGACCCGACTTTCGTCCAGATCAAACCAACGATCATCTATGCGCTGATGGGCGCGGCATTGATCGTCGGTTTCTTCATGGGCCGTGCGCTGCTTCAAATCCTGCTCGAAGCCGCGTTTGAGGGCGTGGATGAACAGGGCTGGCTAAAGCTCTCGCGCAATTGGGGAATTTTCTTCCTGTTCCTTGCGGGACTAAACGAGGTTCTGCGATCGCAATTGAGTTTCGAAAGCTGGCTTTGGGCGAAATTCTGGGTCTTCATGCCGCTGTCCTTCCTCTTCACCTTCTCGCAGATACCGCTGCTGATGAAGCACGGCCTGTCGCTGGATGACGGTGAAGATGCCGCCAATGAAAAGACGGAAAGCTGA
- a CDS encoding DsbE family thiol:disulfide interchange protein — MRLAYLIPLGLFLFFAGLAGYMLTQPKEQNVPSQMIEQPLPDFTLEPALEGMPGATKADFVGGEPRLLNIWASWCLPCIAEAPHLERLKQEGVEIIGVAVRDRPEAVEDFLSRYGNPYSRIGADDISELMLEIGASGVPETYVIDAAGNIRYQHIGDIREETVPLLLEKLEEAR, encoded by the coding sequence ATGCGTCTCGCCTATCTGATACCGCTGGGCCTGTTCCTGTTTTTCGCAGGGCTCGCCGGATACATGCTGACTCAGCCGAAGGAACAGAATGTTCCGTCGCAGATGATCGAGCAGCCGCTGCCCGATTTCACGCTTGAACCAGCGCTCGAAGGAATGCCCGGTGCGACCAAGGCCGATTTCGTCGGTGGCGAGCCGCGCCTGCTGAACATCTGGGCAAGCTGGTGCCTGCCCTGCATTGCCGAAGCACCGCATCTGGAGCGGTTGAAGCAGGAAGGCGTCGAGATCATCGGCGTCGCCGTGCGCGACCGGCCCGAAGCGGTAGAGGATTTCCTCTCGCGCTATGGCAATCCCTACAGCCGGATCGGGGCTGACGACATTTCCGAACTGATGCTGGAAATCGGCGCTTCGGGTGTCCCGGAAACCTATGTGATCGATGCGGCTGGCAATATCCGGTACCAGCACATCGGCGACATCCGCGAGGAAACCGTGCCGTTGTTGCTCGAAAAGCTGGAGGAAGCGCGATGA
- a CDS encoding M24 family metallopeptidase — protein MRALSLLAALALSAPLCAQPVIPMSETEEAHPALPQILPPRERAEVIDRLLAERLDTLIPQLMREEGVSLWLLMAREYFEEPVIATMLDANSFHARRRTILIFHDPGNGEPIERLTVSRYGLAGLFEPAWDPAEQPDQWKAVAGIIAARDPANIAINVSDATRFGDGMTKSQYDAMMAALPAEYRDRVISGEKLATRWLEVRTPAEMEIYPGIVRIAHAVIGEAFSNAVITPGQTTAADVQWWYRERLMQLGLTPWFHPSVGIQREGEAGMMNGETVIQPGDLLWTDFGITYLRLNTDTQHLAYVLKPGETEVPAGLAQGLANSNRVQDILREEMKVGLSGNAVLAAARERALAEGLDPSIYSHPIGYHGHGAGTAIGFWDNQNADPRGEDTLRANTAWSIELTSYAEVPEWGGQRVDFRTEEDAWFDGESVRFLDGRQTAITAIGAE, from the coding sequence ATGCGTGCCCTTTCGCTGCTGGCCGCACTGGCCCTTTCCGCGCCGCTTTGCGCACAACCCGTCATCCCGATGAGCGAGACGGAGGAGGCGCACCCCGCCCTTCCCCAGATCCTGCCCCCGCGCGAACGCGCCGAGGTGATCGACCGGTTGCTGGCGGAACGGCTCGACACGTTGATCCCGCAATTGATGCGCGAAGAGGGCGTGTCGCTATGGTTGCTGATGGCGCGCGAATATTTCGAAGAGCCGGTGATCGCCACCATGCTCGATGCCAACAGCTTCCATGCGCGGCGGCGCACTATCCTGATCTTCCACGATCCCGGAAATGGCGAACCGATCGAACGACTGACTGTGAGCCGCTATGGCCTTGCCGGGCTGTTCGAACCCGCCTGGGACCCGGCGGAGCAGCCTGACCAGTGGAAGGCCGTGGCCGGCATCATCGCCGCGCGCGATCCGGCCAATATCGCCATCAACGTATCCGACGCGACCCGTTTCGGCGACGGTATGACGAAAAGCCAGTATGACGCGATGATGGCCGCGCTGCCTGCCGAATATCGCGACCGCGTGATTTCGGGCGAGAAGCTGGCGACGCGCTGGCTCGAAGTGCGCACGCCGGCCGAGATGGAAATCTATCCCGGCATCGTGCGCATCGCCCATGCGGTGATTGGCGAGGCGTTTTCGAATGCTGTCATCACGCCCGGCCAGACCACCGCCGCCGATGTGCAATGGTGGTATCGCGAAAGGCTGATGCAGCTTGGCCTGACCCCGTGGTTTCACCCCAGCGTCGGCATCCAGCGCGAAGGCGAAGCGGGGATGATGAATGGCGAAACGGTAATCCAGCCGGGCGACCTGCTGTGGACCGACTTCGGCATCACATATCTGCGGCTCAACACCGATACGCAGCATCTCGCCTATGTCCTCAAACCCGGCGAGACAGAGGTTCCGGCGGGACTGGCACAGGGCCTCGCCAATTCGAACCGGGTGCAGGATATCCTGCGCGAGGAAATGAAGGTCGGGCTTTCGGGCAACGCTGTCCTCGCCGCGGCGCGCGAACGGGCGCTGGCAGAGGGGCTCGACCCGTCGATCTATTCGCACCCCATCGGCTATCACGGCCACGGGGCAGGCACGGCCATCGGTTTCTGGGATAACCAAAACGCCGATCCGCGCGGGGAAGACACGCTGCGCGCCAACACCGCATGGTCAATCGAATTGACCAGCTACGCCGAAGTCCCCGAATGGGGCGGGCAGCGCGTGGATTTCCGAACCGAGGAAGACGCATGGTTCGACGGGGAAAGCGTGCGGTTCCTCGACGGGCGGCAGACCGCGATCACGGCGATCGGGGCGGAGTGA
- a CDS encoding tetratricopeptide repeat protein, with protein MGGWLAILSLTLVSFAIAAFMLRLPKQGFAVFGAVLLLGLVGYAWTGSPGQPGSPKQPDLALDRQSGEEMVEARRQLFDETRPKPDYLVLSDGFARRGRFDEAAQLLRKGLNDNPEHLEGWLALGMALTGHADGFVTPAAAYAFGKARELDPINPGADYFMGFALLRTGQIIAARDTWASLLERTPEDAPWRPGLESEVARLDDMIARAPMLQ; from the coding sequence ATGGGCGGTTGGCTGGCCATCCTGTCGCTGACCTTGGTCAGCTTCGCCATCGCGGCTTTCATGTTGCGTCTGCCCAAACAGGGCTTTGCCGTGTTCGGCGCGGTGCTGTTGCTGGGCCTTGTCGGCTATGCGTGGACAGGATCGCCCGGACAGCCGGGCAGCCCCAAGCAGCCCGATCTCGCGCTTGATCGCCAATCCGGTGAGGAAATGGTCGAGGCGCGTCGGCAATTGTTCGACGAAACCCGGCCAAAGCCAGATTACCTCGTGCTGTCAGACGGTTTCGCGAGGCGCGGCCGTTTTGACGAAGCGGCGCAATTGTTGCGCAAGGGGTTGAACGACAATCCCGAACACCTCGAAGGGTGGCTGGCGCTGGGCATGGCCTTGACCGGCCATGCCGATGGTTTTGTTACCCCGGCTGCCGCCTATGCCTTTGGCAAGGCACGCGAACTTGACCCGATCAATCCTGGCGCCGATTACTTCATGGGTTTCGCGCTGCTGCGCACGGGCCAGATAATCGCCGCGCGCGACACATGGGCTAGCCTGCTTGAACGCACGCCGGAGGATGCGCCGTGGCGTCCGGGTCTCGAATCCGAAGTCGCGCGGCTGGATGACATGATCGCCCGTGCACCGATGCTGCAATAG
- a CDS encoding potassium transporter Kup, whose product MMSEKAAPAHQPPQGGHAHSGSKAALAVGAIGIVFGDIGTSPLYAFRETFAGTANIAIDRMHVLGVVSLIFWSMLLVVSIQYVTILMRADNKGQGGSLALVALLSRHIGKSSYGWLVVLLGVFATALFYGDSMITPAISVLSAVEGLTVVDHTLDRFVIPIALGLLALLFMLQARGTAKVGALFAPVMIVYFSVIALLGGWQIIQNPDILNALNPYYAVMFFVSDGVVAFLALGAVVLAVTGSEALYSDMGHFGRGPMRLSWFGFVMPCLLLNYFGQGAMIAGLPAEEAAIAVQNPFFLLASEEYRLPLVLLATVATFIASQAVISGAFSITHQAVQMGFMPRLNIRHTSETEGGQIYIPVVNWALMVAVIILVLTFQNSSNLASAYGIAVTGAVTIDTLLMAVLLVSVWKWKWWYAAPVVLLFLIVDGAYFAANLTKVPQGGWFPLVVGLIAFTLLTTWSRGRKLMRERMSEHALPMEIFAKSAKNSALRVPGTAIFMASSTAGVPSALLHNIKHNKVLHERVVILTVEIGDIPYVDPDQRCEFVDMGDGFFRAKLHYGFMEETDVPTGLKKMERCGGEFDMMQTSFFLSRQTLLPSEKPGMPIWREKIFAWMLRNSASAMDFFKLPTNRVVELGSQVEI is encoded by the coding sequence ATAATGAGCGAGAAAGCAGCACCAGCCCACCAGCCGCCGCAGGGCGGCCATGCGCATAGCGGATCAAAGGCTGCGCTGGCCGTTGGTGCTATTGGTATCGTCTTTGGCGATATCGGCACCAGCCCGCTTTACGCATTCCGTGAAACCTTCGCCGGGACCGCGAATATCGCGATCGACCGGATGCATGTGCTGGGCGTTGTCAGCCTGATTTTCTGGTCGATGCTGCTGGTCGTTTCGATCCAGTATGTCACGATCCTGATGCGCGCCGATAACAAGGGGCAGGGCGGCAGCCTTGCTCTGGTGGCGCTGCTTTCGCGTCACATCGGCAAATCAAGCTATGGCTGGCTGGTGGTGTTGCTGGGCGTGTTCGCCACTGCGCTTTTCTATGGCGACAGCATGATCACACCGGCGATTTCGGTACTTTCAGCGGTCGAAGGGTTGACGGTGGTCGATCACACGCTGGATCGCTTTGTCATTCCGATTGCGCTCGGTCTGCTGGCGCTTCTGTTCATGTTGCAGGCCCGTGGTACAGCAAAAGTCGGCGCGTTGTTTGCTCCGGTGATGATCGTCTATTTCAGCGTAATTGCCTTGCTCGGCGGCTGGCAGATCATCCAGAACCCCGACATCCTCAACGCGCTCAATCCCTATTACGCGGTGATGTTCTTTGTCAGCGATGGCGTGGTTGCATTCCTCGCGCTGGGCGCGGTCGTCTTGGCGGTGACGGGTTCTGAGGCGCTCTATTCCGACATGGGGCATTTCGGGCGTGGCCCGATGCGCCTTTCGTGGTTCGGTTTCGTGATGCCGTGTCTTCTGCTCAACTACTTCGGACAAGGCGCGATGATTGCCGGCCTGCCTGCAGAAGAGGCAGCGATAGCAGTGCAAAATCCGTTCTTCCTGCTGGCGAGCGAAGAATATCGCCTGCCACTGGTTTTGCTGGCGACGGTGGCAACTTTCATCGCCAGCCAGGCGGTGATTTCCGGCGCGTTTTCGATCACGCACCAGGCGGTGCAGATGGGCTTCATGCCGCGTCTGAACATCCGCCACACCTCGGAAACCGAAGGCGGCCAGATCTATATTCCGGTTGTGAACTGGGCGCTGATGGTGGCGGTGATCATACTCGTCCTGACGTTCCAGAATTCGTCCAACCTCGCCAGCGCATACGGCATCGCGGTGACGGGTGCGGTGACGATCGACACACTGCTGATGGCGGTGTTGCTTGTCAGCGTGTGGAAGTGGAAATGGTGGTACGCGGCGCCGGTGGTACTGCTGTTCCTGATCGTCGACGGCGCCTATTTCGCCGCGAACCTGACAAAGGTGCCGCAGGGCGGCTGGTTCCCGCTTGTCGTCGGCCTTATCGCCTTTACCCTGCTCACGACATGGTCTCGCGGGCGCAAGCTGATGCGCGAGCGGATGAGCGAACACGCGCTTCCGATGGAAATCTTTGCCAAATCGGCCAAGAATTCGGCCCTGCGTGTGCCGGGGACGGCCATCTTCATGGCGTCCAGCACCGCCGGTGTCCCCTCCGCGCTGCTGCACAATATCAAGCACAACAAGGTGCTGCACGAACGCGTCGTGATCCTGACGGTGGAGATCGGCGACATCCCCTATGTCGATCCCGATCAGCGTTGCGAATTTGTCGACATGGGCGACGGGTTCTTCCGGGCAAAGCTGCATTACGGCTTCATGGAGGAAACCGACGTTCCAACCGGGCTCAAGAAGATGGAGCGGTGCGGCGGCGAATTCGACATGATGCAGACCAGCTTCTTCCTGTCGCGCCAAACGCTGCTGCCCAGTGAAAAACCGGGAATGCCGATCTGGCGCGAGAAGATTTTCGCGTGGATGCTGCGCAACAGCGCGAGCGCGATGGACTTCTTCAAACTGCCTACCAACCGCGTGGTGGAGCTGGGCAGCCAGGTCGAGATCTAG
- a CDS encoding cytochrome c-type biogenesis protein, translated as MMRLLIALAALLAMPVMAQQGMPPAPYAYTQLEDPALEAEAVELMETLRCLKCQSQSIHDSDAPMAGDMRHQVRSRLLAGESPEQIRAWLTQRYGDYVSYEPQVSSTTWPLFAIPLLLLLVVGLILLRRLGKRRSDEETAA; from the coding sequence ATGATGCGGCTGTTGATCGCATTGGCCGCGCTGCTGGCTATGCCCGTCATGGCGCAACAGGGCATGCCGCCCGCGCCCTACGCTTACACCCAGCTTGAAGACCCCGCGCTCGAAGCGGAGGCGGTCGAACTGATGGAGACGCTGCGCTGCCTCAAGTGCCAGTCGCAGAGCATCCATGACAGCGACGCGCCGATGGCGGGCGATATGCGGCATCAGGTCCGCTCGCGCCTACTGGCGGGTGAAAGCCCGGAACAGATCAGGGCGTGGCTGACGCAACGCTATGGCGACTATGTCAGCTACGAACCGCAGGTGTCTTCGACGACATGGCCGCTGTTCGCGATCCCGCTGCTGCTGTTGCTGGTTGTTGGCCTGATCCTGCTGCGCCGCCTCGGCAAACGCCGTTCTGACGAAGAAACGGCAGCCTGA
- the ftsY gene encoding signal recognition particle-docking protein FtsY, with amino-acid sequence MSTSWTERLLGGFRKTSERLGSNLTGVAARLDDATLDDIEDALITSDLGPAAAARIRQRLSDKSFGLEITQKELKEAVAAEIAEILRPVAKPLEITAFPRPQVILVIGVNGSGKTTTIAKLAHLFTEDDYGVLLAAGDTFRAAAIGQLATWAERAGVDIVRGPEGGDPASIVFDAVKQATDTGIDALIVDTAGRLQNKKELMEELAKIRRVLGRLNPEAPHDVVLVLDATNGQNALSQIDVFKEVAGVTGLIMTKLDGTARGGVLVAAAEQYGLPIHAIGVGEKMEDLRPFDPDLVAKVIAGVA; translated from the coding sequence ATGAGTACCAGCTGGACCGAACGCCTGCTGGGCGGTTTCCGCAAGACTTCCGAACGGCTCGGCAGCAACCTTACCGGGGTCGCCGCGCGGCTGGACGATGCGACGCTGGACGATATCGAGGACGCGCTGATCACATCCGACCTCGGTCCGGCTGCGGCTGCGCGCATCCGTCAGCGCCTGTCGGACAAGAGTTTTGGCCTCGAAATCACGCAGAAGGAATTGAAGGAAGCGGTCGCGGCAGAAATCGCCGAAATCCTGCGCCCGGTGGCAAAGCCGCTGGAAATCACCGCTTTCCCGCGCCCGCAGGTGATCCTGGTGATCGGAGTCAACGGATCGGGCAAGACCACCACGATTGCCAAGCTGGCGCATCTGTTCACCGAAGACGATTACGGCGTGCTGCTGGCCGCCGGTGACACTTTCCGCGCCGCTGCCATCGGCCAGCTTGCCACCTGGGCTGAACGCGCCGGGGTGGACATCGTGCGCGGCCCCGAAGGCGGCGATCCGGCATCAATCGTGTTTGACGCCGTAAAACAGGCGACTGACACCGGGATCGACGCGCTGATCGTCGACACCGCAGGCCGCCTGCAAAACAAGAAAGAGCTGATGGAGGAGCTGGCGAAGATCCGCCGGGTGCTCGGGCGGCTCAATCCCGAAGCTCCGCATGACGTGGTGCTGGTGCTCGATGCCACCAATGGCCAGAACGCGCTGTCGCAGATTGACGTGTTCAAGGAAGTGGCGGGCGTCACTGGCCTGATCATGACCAAGCTGGACGGCACGGCGCGCGGCGGCGTGCTGGTGGCGGCAGCGGAGCAATACGGCCTGCCGATCCACGCGATCGGGGTGGGCGAGAAAATGGAAGATTTGCGCCCGTTCGATCCCGATCTGGTGGCGAAAGTTATTGCAGGGGTTGCCTGA
- a CDS encoding MiaB/RimO family radical SAM methylthiotransferase, whose amino-acid sequence MGRIRVNAPPSIKPEVISLGCRLNIAESERMKAMLADSGDVVVINSCAVTSEAVRQTRQAIRKARRARPDARLIVTGCAADIERDQLADMPEVDGLIANAAKLDPRAWNVPLPEAPPPPTRTRAFIAVQNGCDHACTFCVIPQGRGASRSMTIAEVLREVEHHLELGAREVVLTGVDVTSWGHDLPGSPPLGALVAAVLDAFPQLQRLRMSSLDGVEIDEALFELFASEERLMPHLHLSMQHGDDLILKRMKRRHSRADAVTLVQRLKARRPDIAIGADLIAGFPTETPEHHDANLSIIDELDIVHGHIFPYSPRPGTPAARMPQVARETVKQRAAELREAVAVRRERWLHSLVGETLSILAERDGTGYAPSYARVDLPEGTPAGKLIDITPRSIEGGLLR is encoded by the coding sequence ATGGGACGAATACGCGTGAACGCACCCCCTTCGATCAAGCCTGAAGTCATATCGCTGGGTTGCCGTCTCAACATCGCCGAAAGCGAGCGGATGAAGGCGATGCTGGCCGACAGCGGCGATGTCGTCGTGATCAATTCCTGCGCTGTAACATCCGAAGCAGTGCGCCAGACCCGTCAGGCTATCCGCAAGGCCCGGCGCGCGCGGCCTGATGCACGGCTGATCGTCACCGGATGCGCCGCCGATATCGAACGCGACCAACTGGCCGACATGCCCGAAGTCGACGGGTTGATCGCCAACGCGGCCAAACTCGATCCGAGGGCATGGAACGTTCCCCTGCCCGAAGCGCCCCCGCCGCCGACCCGCACGCGTGCCTTCATCGCGGTGCAGAACGGCTGCGATCACGCCTGCACTTTTTGCGTCATCCCGCAGGGTCGTGGAGCCAGCCGGTCGATGACGATTGCCGAGGTGCTGCGCGAGGTTGAGCATCATCTTGAACTGGGCGCGCGCGAAGTTGTGCTGACCGGGGTGGATGTCACTTCATGGGGACACGACCTGCCCGGTTCGCCCCCGCTCGGCGCGCTGGTGGCAGCGGTGCTCGATGCTTTCCCGCAGCTTCAACGGCTGCGCATGTCCTCGCTCGACGGGGTGGAGATTGACGAGGCCTTGTTCGAACTTTTCGCCAGCGAGGAGCGGCTGATGCCGCATCTCCACCTGTCGATGCAGCACGGCGACGATCTGATCCTGAAACGGATGAAGCGCCGGCACAGTCGCGCCGATGCCGTGACTTTGGTGCAGCGGTTGAAAGCACGACGGCCTGATATCGCCATCGGTGCCGATCTTATCGCGGGGTTTCCCACCGAAACCCCGGAGCATCACGACGCCAACCTTTCGATCATCGACGAGCTTGATATCGTGCATGGGCATATCTTCCCTTACTCACCCCGCCCCGGCACCCCGGCGGCGCGGATGCCACAGGTCGCACGTGAGACCGTGAAACAGCGCGCCGCCGAATTGCGCGAGGCGGTGGCAGTGCGACGCGAGCGCTGGCTGCACAGTCTTGTGGGCGAAACCTTGTCCATCCTCGCCGAACGCGACGGCACGGGCTATGCGCCCAGTTACGCGCGGGTTGACCTGCCGGAAGGGACACCCGCCGGCAAGCTGATCGACATCACGCCGCGCTCAATCGAAGGAGGCCTATTGCGATGA